From a region of the Synechococcus sp. PCC 7502 genome:
- the pgk gene encoding phosphoglycerate kinase, with product MAKKTLANLNATDLVGKRVLVRVDFNVPQNDTGAITDDTRIRAALPTIKYVTDAGGKAILVSHLGRPKGITEKLRLNPIATRLSELLGTTVIKTDDSIGEAVATAINDAPNGSVILLENIRFYPEEEQNDREFANKLASLADLYVNDAFGTAHRAHASTEGVAEFLHPSVAGFLLDKELQYLSGAIDTPKRPLVAIVGGSKVSSKIGVIDALLEKVDKLIIGGGMIFTFYKARGLAVGKSLVEEDKLELAKSLEAKAKERGVQLLLPTDVVVADNFKPDANAQTVSIENIPDGWMGLDIGSDSIKLFQDALADSKTVIWNGPMGVFEFDKFAVGTEAIARTLAEITETGAITIIGGGDSVAAVEKVGVADKMSHISTGGGASLELLEGKVLPGIAALDEA from the coding sequence ATGGCTAAGAAAACTTTAGCTAACTTAAATGCTACTGATCTAGTAGGAAAGAGAGTTTTAGTCAGAGTTGATTTTAATGTTCCACAAAATGATACGGGAGCAATTACCGACGATACCAGAATTAGAGCCGCTTTACCCACAATTAAATATGTAACCGATGCTGGGGGCAAGGCAATTTTAGTTAGTCATCTGGGCAGACCTAAAGGTATCACCGAAAAACTCAGGCTTAACCCGATCGCTACTCGATTATCAGAATTATTAGGCACAACAGTCATTAAAACCGATGATTCCATTGGGGAAGCAGTAGCTACGGCAATTAATGATGCTCCAAATGGCAGTGTTATTCTTTTAGAAAATATCCGTTTCTACCCTGAAGAAGAACAAAATGATCGGGAATTTGCAAATAAATTAGCCTCATTAGCAGATTTATATGTCAATGATGCCTTTGGTACCGCTCACCGTGCCCATGCTTCTACTGAAGGAGTAGCTGAGTTTTTACATCCATCCGTAGCAGGATTTTTATTAGATAAGGAATTACAGTATTTGAGTGGAGCGATCGATACTCCTAAGCGTCCTTTAGTGGCGATCGTTGGTGGTTCCAAAGTTTCCAGCAAAATCGGTGTAATTGATGCTCTATTAGAAAAAGTTGATAAGCTGATTATTGGTGGTGGGATGATTTTCACCTTTTACAAAGCCAGAGGCTTAGCCGTTGGTAAGTCCTTAGTGGAAGAGGACAAGTTAGAATTAGCCAAATCCTTAGAAGCAAAAGCAAAGGAGCGAGGAGTGCAGTTATTATTACCAACTGATGTAGTTGTAGCTGATAATTTCAAACCCGATGCCAATGCCCAAACCGTCAGTATTGAAAACATTCCCGATGGTTGGATGGGGTTAGATATTGGTAGTGATTCAATCAAATTATTCCAAGATGCTCTGGCAGACTCAAAGACCGTGATTTGGAATGGTCCAATGGGGGTATTTGAATTTGATAAATTTGCCGTTGGGACAGAGGCGATCGCCCGCACATTAGCAGAAATTACCGAAACAGGAGCTATTACTATTATCGGTGGTGGTGATTCTGTGGCGGCTGTGGAAAAAGTTGGAGTTGCTGACAAAATGAGCCATATCTCCACTGGTGGTGGCGCCAGCTTAGAACTACTAGAAGGTAAAGTATTACCGGGTATTGCCGCTTTAGA
- a CDS encoding serine/threonine-protein kinase, which produces MLLNNRYKILRSLGSGGFGETFVAEDTQMPSGRHCVIKKLRPISHDPEVYQLVKARFHREAAILEDLGNHPQIPSLYAYFEENQDFYLVQELIDGVTLSDAMQKQASYSENFVIDFLLNFLPVLDYVHSKRIIHRDIKPDNIIIRQLDQKPVLIDFGAVKESMSTSLAVAGNLVSTITIGTPGFMPSEQAAGRPVYSSDLYATGLTAIYLLTGKQPHQMETDYSSGEVLWQQYVTIVSPNLAAILSKAISPHARDRYGTATEVMQALQTITPSSTNPTAPIAVQPNSNSAPTSYYEPTVAISPRYIPPEPTASKTPNKFSEFYKTLLIGLFLTLGIILGFWLTRSPQSSEQVSKQDSDQNLTPPAPNPTIPKPAPNDPVENITPKTEPTPSPPPEPSEPDTVTPNKTSPVPSQPEVLAVEDAEIVIQSLYDHVSNQEWKSAKDLFTQPLASQFDPNFFQQFSKVTVENLELTSKTDTSMSFVGTNTYFYPDGSKQIEERSYTVQFVNKIPLISGSEFIRVVKAR; this is translated from the coding sequence ATGCTACTGAACAATCGCTACAAAATTTTACGATCCCTAGGTTCAGGCGGGTTTGGCGAAACCTTCGTTGCTGAAGATACTCAAATGCCATCGGGTCGGCACTGTGTTATTAAAAAACTCCGCCCAATTTCCCATGATCCTGAAGTCTATCAATTAGTCAAAGCTCGATTTCACAGAGAAGCCGCTATTTTGGAAGACTTGGGAAATCATCCTCAAATCCCCTCCCTTTATGCCTATTTTGAAGAAAATCAGGACTTCTATCTAGTTCAAGAACTGATTGATGGGGTAACTCTAAGTGATGCTATGCAGAAGCAAGCTAGTTATAGTGAGAACTTTGTTATAGACTTTTTGCTTAATTTCCTGCCTGTTTTAGATTATGTCCATAGCAAACGTATTATTCATCGAGATATTAAGCCAGATAATATAATTATTCGCCAACTAGACCAAAAGCCAGTTCTTATAGATTTTGGGGCTGTAAAAGAATCAATGTCCACTAGTTTAGCGGTGGCGGGCAATTTAGTAAGTACGATTACAATTGGAACCCCCGGATTTATGCCTTCAGAGCAAGCCGCAGGACGACCAGTTTATAGTAGTGACCTCTACGCTACAGGATTAACAGCCATTTATCTATTGACAGGAAAACAGCCCCATCAAATGGAGACGGATTATAGTTCAGGGGAGGTGCTGTGGCAGCAATATGTAACTATAGTTAGTCCCAACTTAGCAGCAATTTTATCAAAGGCAATTTCTCCCCATGCTCGCGATCGCTATGGTACTGCCACCGAAGTTATGCAGGCTTTACAAACAATTACCCCATCTTCCACCAATCCGACAGCACCAATTGCAGTACAACCAAATTCAAATTCTGCACCTACATCTTACTATGAGCCAACCGTAGCGATCTCGCCTCGTTATATTCCCCCAGAGCCTACTGCGTCAAAAACTCCAAATAAGTTCAGCGAATTCTATAAAACTCTGTTAATTGGCTTATTTTTAACATTGGGAATTATTTTAGGCTTTTGGTTAACCCGATCTCCCCAATCGTCTGAGCAAGTTTCTAAGCAAGATTCTGATCAAAATTTAACTCCCCCTGCTCCTAATCCTACTATTCCCAAGCCTGCGCCTAATGATCCTGTAGAAAATATTACCCCTAAGACCGAACCAACTCCTTCCCCCCCACCTGAGCCTAGTGAGCCTGACACAGTTACTCCCAATAAAACCAGTCCTGTGCCTAGTCAACCTGAAGTTTTAGCTGTGGAGGATGCCGAGATTGTGATTCAAAGTCTTTATGACCATGTTTCTAATCAAGAATGGAAAAGTGCCAAAGATTTATTTACTCAACCCTTAGCTTCACAGTTTGATCCCAACTTTTTCCAACAATTTAGTAAAGTTACCGTAGAAAATTTGGAGCTAACTTCTAAAACAGATACTTCAATGAGTTTTGTTGGTACAAATACTTACTTTTATCCCGATGGTTCTAAGCAAATAGAAGAGCGATCGTACACTGTGCAATTCGTTAATAAGATACCTTTAATATCTGGTTCAGAGTTTATCCGAGTGGTTAAAGCCCGTTAA
- the def gene encoding peptide deformylase, translated as MPATLFQVSKKKLKNPPLKVCKLGDRNLRQPAKRITKVNDEIRAIALQMLQTMYSDNGIGLAAPQVGIHKQIIVVDCEPDNESAPPLILINPELKSSGGDIITGEEGCLSVPDVFLDVQRPDQITVNFRDEEGKPKTLTTDGILARVIQHELDHLNGVMFVDRVQNAIALKKELTKHGFSVDDVQAIKS; from the coding sequence ATGCCTGCTACTCTGTTTCAAGTTTCCAAAAAGAAGTTAAAAAATCCGCCGTTAAAGGTTTGTAAGTTGGGCGATCGGAATCTGCGTCAACCTGCTAAGCGCATTACTAAAGTTAATGATGAAATTAGGGCGATCGCACTACAAATGCTACAAACTATGTACAGTGATAATGGCATTGGATTAGCGGCTCCGCAAGTGGGAATTCATAAGCAAATCATAGTTGTGGACTGTGAGCCAGATAATGAGTCTGCACCGCCTTTGATTCTCATTAATCCTGAACTTAAATCCTCTGGCGGCGACATTATCACTGGCGAAGAGGGTTGCTTGAGTGTGCCAGATGTATTTTTGGATGTGCAACGTCCTGATCAAATTACAGTCAATTTTCGTGATGAAGAGGGCAAGCCTAAAACTTTAACCACCGACGGCATTTTAGCGAGAGTAATTCAGCACGAGTTAGACCACTTAAATGGTGTGATGTTCGTAGATCGGGTACAAAATGCGATCGCCCTCAAAAAAGAACTAACTAAACATGGATTTTCCGTTGATGATGTTCAGGCTATTAAATCATAG